Proteins found in one Bremerella volcania genomic segment:
- a CDS encoding phosphatidate cytidylyltransferase: protein MLKWRLIGAIAILVPLCGLCWLDYYYNFGRPGIWLLPLVLVLGVLAAEEVLDLLRAKQLRPIGWSCHLGTFIVIAAASLPIWWPSRSVPSQTDQAEATLYALAFGVVLSILGEMRRYEKPGQSMIHLGLTIFSVFYVGGLLSFVVRLRLVQQGTEDGNAYGMLALLSMIVVVKISDTGAYFIGSNFGRTKLVPRLSPGKTLEGTLGGLAASCLGSYLMFQWIGPWMLGGPVASIPFGWLIFALLVSPAGMLGDLAESMFKRDMETKDSSKWLIGLGGVLDVLDSLLLGAPMALLCWEFGIVGPGR, encoded by the coding sequence GTGCTCAAGTGGCGATTGATTGGAGCGATTGCCATACTTGTGCCCCTGTGCGGACTTTGTTGGCTCGACTACTACTACAACTTTGGCCGCCCCGGCATCTGGCTTCTGCCGTTGGTTCTTGTGCTGGGCGTGTTGGCCGCGGAAGAAGTCCTCGACCTGCTGCGGGCCAAGCAACTACGTCCCATCGGTTGGTCGTGTCACCTGGGTACGTTCATCGTGATCGCGGCCGCGAGCCTGCCCATTTGGTGGCCGTCGCGTAGCGTGCCCTCACAAACCGATCAGGCCGAAGCAACGCTGTACGCGCTGGCCTTCGGTGTGGTGCTTTCGATCCTGGGAGAAATGCGCCGCTACGAAAAACCGGGCCAGTCGATGATTCACCTAGGCCTGACGATTTTCTCGGTCTTTTATGTAGGCGGCCTGCTGAGCTTTGTCGTTCGCCTACGGCTCGTACAGCAAGGGACCGAAGACGGTAACGCTTACGGTATGTTGGCACTGCTATCGATGATTGTCGTCGTGAAGATCTCGGATACCGGGGCCTACTTTATTGGTTCGAACTTCGGACGCACGAAACTTGTCCCCAGGCTATCTCCCGGCAAGACGCTGGAAGGTACCCTCGGCGGACTCGCCGCGTCGTGCCTGGGAAGCTACCTGATGTTCCAATGGATCGGTCCGTGGATGTTGGGCGGCCCGGTCGCATCGATTCCTTTCGGTTGGTTGATCTTCGCCTTGCTTGTTTCCCCGGCGGGAATGCTGGGAGACTTGGCCGAATCGATGTTCAAGCGCGACATGGAAACCAAAGATTCCAGCAAATGGCTCATTGGCCTGGGTGGCGTGTTGGATGTACTCGACTCGCTACTGCTGGGCGCCCCGATGGCTCTTTTGTGTTGGGAATTCGGTATTGTCGGCCCAGGCCGTTAA
- a CDS encoding C25 family cysteine peptidase: protein MTSILVLALLMAAPEASPSEGFDTLVVCPEAYVAAMRPWFEYRMQQGYRIGVVTDVTSKEKIRSTIHEAAKSGPLTQVLLVGDVVADKSGGVGIPVHYQKAVVNVHFGSEPEIPTDNYYADLDDDQIPDLAVGRFSVGSEEELKTIVAKTIDYESKLPPGDWQRRLHFVAGVGGFGSAVDTMMETVTKKFLTDEIPPHFEAIVAQGSWRSIYCPDPREFRDEVVRQLNDGGLFWVYMGHGHVETLDYIRVPNDAYPILTNKDVAALRNETSSPIAIFLSCYTGAFDAPRDCLAEKLLRQKGGPVAVFAGSRVTMPYAMSVMGTEMLQQYFDERQPTLGQLLLNAKREAMRQGGKSGNRKMLDTMAALVSPKPGLLREERLEHMALFNLLGDPLLKLPHASPVEVSAPEVAHPGSSIEVVGKTVLPGKVRVELVCRRDGCVAQLSKRATYQALHEDLAQYTKTYQSANDRLWQAVEAQQSDGQFHTRIEIPESCHGPCHVRVWVEGSSQVGLGSQDIAIQPLQIAEGNSDGQIGE from the coding sequence ATGACTTCGATTCTTGTTCTGGCACTCTTGATGGCCGCGCCGGAAGCCTCCCCAAGCGAGGGCTTCGACACGCTGGTCGTGTGTCCCGAGGCCTACGTCGCGGCGATGCGCCCCTGGTTCGAGTACCGGATGCAGCAGGGGTATCGCATTGGCGTGGTGACCGACGTCACTTCCAAAGAGAAGATACGCAGTACTATTCACGAAGCGGCCAAGAGTGGCCCCCTGACGCAGGTTCTGCTGGTCGGAGACGTCGTGGCTGACAAGTCAGGCGGCGTGGGCATTCCGGTGCATTACCAGAAAGCGGTGGTGAACGTCCACTTTGGGTCCGAGCCGGAGATCCCGACCGACAATTACTATGCCGATCTCGATGACGATCAGATCCCTGACTTGGCGGTCGGGCGGTTTTCGGTCGGCAGTGAAGAAGAACTGAAAACGATCGTGGCCAAGACGATCGACTATGAATCGAAGCTTCCGCCAGGCGACTGGCAGCGGCGTCTGCACTTCGTAGCTGGCGTCGGGGGCTTTGGTTCCGCCGTCGATACGATGATGGAAACGGTTACCAAGAAGTTTCTCACTGACGAAATTCCACCCCATTTCGAGGCCATCGTCGCCCAGGGAAGCTGGCGCAGTATCTACTGCCCGGACCCGCGCGAGTTCCGCGACGAAGTCGTCCGGCAACTCAACGATGGGGGGCTTTTCTGGGTTTACATGGGGCATGGGCATGTCGAAACGCTCGACTACATCCGCGTTCCGAACGACGCCTACCCGATTTTGACCAACAAGGACGTCGCCGCGCTGCGGAACGAAACGTCGAGCCCGATCGCGATCTTTCTGTCGTGCTATACCGGGGCGTTCGATGCCCCGCGCGATTGCCTGGCTGAAAAGCTCCTTCGGCAAAAAGGGGGCCCGGTCGCTGTATTTGCCGGGTCGCGCGTCACCATGCCGTACGCGATGAGCGTCATGGGGACCGAAATGCTGCAGCAGTATTTTGATGAACGGCAGCCGACGCTGGGGCAGCTGCTTTTAAACGCGAAGCGCGAGGCCATGCGGCAAGGCGGAAAATCGGGTAATCGTAAGATGCTCGATACGATGGCTGCGTTGGTGAGCCCCAAGCCGGGGCTGCTGCGGGAAGAACGACTCGAGCACATGGCCTTGTTCAACTTGCTAGGAGATCCACTGCTGAAGCTTCCCCACGCATCGCCGGTGGAGGTCTCGGCACCGGAGGTCGCTCATCCCGGCTCATCGATCGAAGTCGTCGGCAAGACGGTGCTACCAGGGAAAGTTCGCGTGGAACTCGTTTGCCGCCGCGATGGGTGCGTGGCGCAACTTTCCAAGCGGGCAACCTACCAGGCGCTTCACGAAGATCTCGCCCAGTACACCAAGACCTATCAGTCGGCCAACGACCGGCTGTGGCAGGCCGTCGAAGCCCAACAGTCAGACGGTCAATTTCACACGCGGATCGAGATTCCTGAAAGCTGCCACGGGCCATGCCACGTGCGGGTATGGGTGGAAGGATCGTCGCAAGTTGGTCTGGGGTCTCAAGATATCGCCATTCAGCCGCTACAGATTGCCGAAGGAAACTCCGACGGGCAAATCGGGGAATAG
- a CDS encoding adenylosuccinate synthase, whose protein sequence is MAGSCVIGLQWGDEAKGKLVDLLTQQHDIVARFLGGANAGHTVVDGENVYKLHHIPSGILRSDVLNVITAGVVINPPILLGEMDGLTDRGVTIDNLRLSDRSHIIFPWHIAEDRAMNQGTADGENIGTTLRGIGPCYRDKVGRSYAIRLGDMMRPNFKDKVFMICEKKNRTIASMYEDGQFEPLDAAKIYEEFAAYAERLRPFVCDSTDLLLNAVDDHKTILFEGAQGALLDVDHGTYPFVTSSNSSGVGASAGAGVPAKHIDQVIGVAKAYSTRVGGGPFPTELHDETGEKIRQRGNEYGTTTGRPRRTGWFDAVAVRYTARISGIDVLSLMMLDVLSTFDELKICVAYELDGEQITRFPSHVDDIRQVKPVYETLPGWKEEITGARSLDDLPENALAYIRRVEELVGFPVGVVSVGPDRKQTIFTSDVLKLATT, encoded by the coding sequence GTGGCAGGTTCGTGTGTTATTGGTTTGCAGTGGGGTGACGAGGCCAAAGGGAAACTCGTCGATCTTTTGACCCAGCAACACGATATCGTGGCCCGATTTTTGGGTGGTGCGAACGCCGGCCATACCGTGGTTGACGGCGAAAACGTCTACAAGCTGCACCATATTCCCAGTGGTATCCTCCGCAGTGACGTATTAAACGTCATTACGGCTGGCGTGGTGATCAACCCACCAATCCTACTCGGCGAGATGGACGGCCTGACCGATCGCGGCGTGACGATCGACAATTTGCGCCTCAGCGACCGCTCGCATATCATCTTCCCGTGGCACATCGCCGAAGATCGCGCGATGAACCAAGGGACCGCCGACGGTGAAAACATCGGCACCACGCTCCGCGGCATTGGCCCGTGCTATCGCGACAAAGTGGGACGCAGCTACGCGATTCGCCTGGGCGATATGATGCGTCCGAATTTTAAAGACAAAGTCTTCATGATCTGCGAAAAGAAGAATCGCACGATCGCCAGCATGTACGAAGACGGCCAGTTCGAGCCGCTCGACGCCGCGAAGATCTACGAAGAATTCGCCGCCTATGCCGAGCGGCTACGTCCGTTCGTGTGCGATTCAACCGACCTTCTGCTGAATGCGGTCGACGATCATAAGACCATCCTGTTCGAAGGCGCCCAGGGCGCTCTGTTGGACGTCGACCACGGCACCTATCCGTTCGTTACCAGCAGCAATAGCTCTGGCGTGGGTGCTTCGGCCGGGGCCGGCGTGCCCGCCAAGCACATCGATCAGGTCATCGGGGTTGCCAAAGCCTATAGCACGCGTGTTGGTGGCGGCCCGTTCCCGACGGAACTGCACGATGAAACCGGCGAGAAAATTCGCCAGCGTGGCAACGAATACGGCACCACCACCGGTCGCCCCCGCCGCACCGGCTGGTTCGATGCGGTTGCCGTTCGCTATACGGCCCGCATCAGCGGGATCGACGTTTTGTCGCTCATGATGCTGGACGTTCTGTCGACCTTCGACGAACTGAAAATCTGCGTGGCCTACGAACTCGATGGCGAGCAGATCACCCGTTTCCCTTCGCACGTCGACGACATCCGCCAGGTGAAGCCGGTCTACGAAACGCTTCCTGGCTGGAAGGAAGAAATCACCGGCGCTCGCTCGCTGGACGATCTTCCGGAAAACGCCCTGGCTTATATCCGCCGCGTGGAAGAACTGGTCGGATTCCCGGTTGGTGTGGTCTCGGTCGGCCCCGATCGCAAGCAAACGATCTTCACGTCTGACGTGTTGAAACTGGCGACGACGTAA
- a CDS encoding HD family phosphohydrolase, with translation MAQPGKTKKRAKHVASLELPPGTFRRFISELSHPDKLLYLACALFAAIALWLVTGAWNPPMQYRPGYVPPSEIHPRVQFSVLDPLATAKAERDAENEAKSVYKNEPARLDQLRARLQSIIVQLTTAKQFDVEVERLWNEFFPIADDEVAPVGPMEREEQFQKLKALFARENMLNAFEQSIANALKPFASRGIMSPEQLELKQGQAASIIVVTSGPQDNKQIISQNDVLKAQVFESIRKNLKIELDSLAKGEDISFLVEAVDYWVDKNLPGTLVFDRVATTKEREDAIAAVEPVMHIYSTKDAVVLPGEPLDATGIELLHAEHRAYIDQRSFFSKTIYSLAILGMYYALGALCAIYLVFKCPSILKDLNEYLLFLVPTCATIALGYWFDDRWQAELIPAMILAMTVSIVYRQEFALLVTACVSLAIVLTSGTSLVAFVTITATCSAATLSMSRIRSRNKLIFVGLWAGVVAFTTKYGVSIVSGQPATVALLQAAAWQGVYAVGAGFLMTGLLPFVEKAYGILTDISLLELGDAAHPLLQKLAQRAPGTYNHSITVASIAESAADSIGANGLLVRVGAYFHDIGKMMKPEYFVENQNASDNRHEGLNPAISTLVIIAHVKDGADLARQNRLPRAIIDFIEQHHGTTLVEYFYRVASAKVEANPDEREVDETIYRYPGPKPQTKEAAVLMICDAVESACRTLVEPTASRIEALVEELSMKRLLDGQFDECGLTLRELRQIQSSVTKSLTAVYHGRVKYPSSQPA, from the coding sequence ATGGCGCAGCCAGGTAAGACGAAAAAACGTGCGAAACATGTCGCGTCCTTAGAGCTTCCTCCCGGAACTTTCAGGCGTTTCATCTCCGAGCTGTCGCATCCCGACAAGCTGCTTTATCTGGCCTGCGCTTTGTTCGCGGCGATCGCACTGTGGTTGGTCACCGGTGCCTGGAACCCGCCGATGCAGTACCGCCCCGGCTACGTCCCTCCGTCCGAAATCCACCCGCGTGTGCAGTTCTCGGTGCTCGATCCCCTGGCGACCGCCAAAGCGGAACGGGACGCCGAGAACGAAGCGAAGTCGGTCTACAAGAACGAACCGGCTCGGCTCGACCAACTGCGAGCCCGCTTGCAATCGATCATCGTTCAGCTGACCACGGCCAAGCAGTTCGACGTGGAAGTCGAGCGGCTGTGGAACGAGTTCTTTCCGATCGCTGATGACGAAGTCGCTCCGGTAGGTCCCATGGAGCGGGAAGAACAGTTCCAAAAGCTCAAGGCCCTATTCGCACGCGAGAACATGCTCAACGCGTTCGAACAAAGTATTGCCAACGCACTCAAACCATTCGCTTCCCGCGGCATCATGTCGCCTGAACAGCTCGAACTCAAGCAAGGGCAAGCAGCTAGTATCATCGTTGTGACGTCTGGCCCGCAGGACAACAAACAGATCATCTCGCAGAACGATGTGTTGAAGGCCCAGGTCTTCGAGAGCATCCGTAAAAACCTGAAAATCGAATTGGACAGCCTGGCTAAAGGGGAAGACATCAGCTTCCTGGTCGAAGCAGTCGACTACTGGGTCGATAAGAACCTGCCCGGTACGCTTGTCTTCGACAGAGTCGCGACGACGAAAGAACGCGAAGACGCCATCGCGGCAGTCGAACCGGTGATGCATATTTACTCAACTAAGGATGCTGTCGTTCTACCGGGCGAACCTCTGGACGCTACCGGCATCGAACTTCTGCACGCCGAGCATCGGGCCTACATCGATCAACGCAGCTTCTTTTCCAAGACGATCTACTCGCTGGCCATCCTGGGCATGTATTACGCCCTGGGGGCGCTGTGTGCGATTTACCTCGTTTTCAAATGCCCCAGCATTTTGAAGGATTTGAACGAGTATCTGTTGTTTCTGGTCCCGACCTGTGCGACGATCGCGCTGGGCTATTGGTTTGACGATCGCTGGCAGGCCGAGCTTATCCCGGCGATGATTCTGGCGATGACCGTTTCGATCGTCTATCGTCAGGAATTCGCGCTGCTGGTCACCGCGTGCGTCAGCTTGGCGATTGTGTTGACCAGTGGTACCAGCCTGGTTGCTTTCGTAACGATTACGGCCACGTGCAGTGCCGCGACGTTGTCGATGAGCCGGATTCGCAGTCGCAACAAGCTGATCTTCGTCGGTCTCTGGGCGGGCGTGGTGGCCTTCACCACCAAGTATGGCGTGAGCATCGTTTCAGGGCAGCCTGCCACCGTGGCGCTGCTTCAAGCGGCTGCCTGGCAGGGCGTGTATGCCGTGGGTGCCGGCTTCCTGATGACTGGCCTCTTGCCGTTTGTCGAAAAAGCCTATGGAATCCTGACCGATATCAGCCTGCTGGAACTGGGCGATGCGGCTCATCCGCTGCTGCAGAAGCTCGCCCAGCGTGCACCAGGCACTTATAACCACTCGATCACGGTCGCCTCGATTGCCGAGTCCGCGGCTGATTCGATTGGGGCGAATGGCCTGTTGGTGCGTGTCGGTGCTTACTTCCATGACATCGGCAAGATGATGAAGCCGGAGTACTTCGTCGAGAATCAGAATGCTTCCGACAATCGCCACGAAGGTTTGAATCCGGCGATCAGTACGCTGGTGATTATTGCCCACGTAAAAGACGGTGCCGACCTGGCGCGTCAAAACCGGTTGCCGCGGGCCATCATCGACTTCATCGAACAACACCACGGCACCACGCTGGTTGAGTATTTCTATCGCGTGGCAAGCGCCAAAGTGGAAGCCAACCCGGACGAGCGCGAAGTCGATGAAACGATCTACCGCTATCCCGGCCCCAAACCACAAACCAAAGAGGCGGCCGTCCTGATGATTTGCGACGCCGTCGAAAGCGCTTGCCGTACGCTGGTCGAACCAACCGCTTCCCGCATTGAAGCCCTGGTGGAAGAGCTCTCGATGAAGCGCCTGCTGGACGGGCAATTCGACGAATGTGGCCTGACGCTCCGCGAACTGCGTCAAATACAATCAAGCGTCACCAAGAGTCTCACGGCGGTCTATCATGGTCGTGTGAAGTACCCCAGTTCGCAGCCTGCATAA
- a CDS encoding hemolysin family protein, with product MGPTLFVWLATCSWLVLILSSIAATILPDMLWHDLEEYCEKRDRPRLFSTIHEHHEIAALAAQALQVLSLAIFLISTQAWLLGFRQGSLLDTFTFIGDVAGVTLVLMVTMVWLPWAVAEHFGPPFIYYTWPIWSTVSIILYPVTYGVDFLGGVMKRAAGIVDEPPDEEEEFEEEIRTIVTEAIREGHIEEDAREMIEGVMDLDDTETVSIMTPRSEIDSLAATTPWWEIVEFISKTGRTRIPIWDGSRDNFAGLLYVKDLLPELARPESTRKSLLDLARPVIHVPQSMTVSELLKYFLRKRTHLALVVDEYHAVTGLVTIEDVLEEIVGEIVDEHDIDEADNGIIQISDEEADVTGKAHVEDINEILGMELPEEDDYDTIGGLVIHEMKRIPKPGEQLQVGDVSIQVVASDRRRIHQLRLIRSKQNKAQPA from the coding sequence ATGGGACCGACGCTTTTCGTCTGGCTAGCGACATGCAGCTGGCTGGTTTTGATCCTGTCTTCCATCGCCGCGACCATTCTGCCGGACATGCTCTGGCACGATCTGGAAGAGTACTGCGAGAAGCGCGATCGCCCGCGACTTTTCAGTACCATTCACGAGCACCACGAAATCGCAGCCTTGGCGGCTCAGGCCCTGCAAGTGCTGAGCCTGGCGATCTTCCTGATTTCTACCCAAGCCTGGCTGCTGGGCTTTCGCCAAGGATCACTCCTCGACACATTCACCTTTATTGGTGACGTTGCCGGAGTGACCTTGGTTTTAATGGTAACCATGGTGTGGCTCCCCTGGGCCGTGGCCGAACACTTCGGACCACCTTTCATTTATTACACCTGGCCCATCTGGTCGACCGTTAGCATCATCCTTTACCCGGTGACGTACGGCGTTGATTTCCTCGGCGGCGTCATGAAGCGGGCCGCAGGCATCGTTGACGAGCCGCCGGATGAGGAAGAAGAGTTTGAAGAAGAGATCCGCACGATTGTGACCGAGGCGATCCGCGAAGGTCACATCGAAGAAGATGCCCGGGAAATGATCGAAGGGGTGATGGACCTCGACGATACGGAAACGGTCAGCATCATGACGCCTCGCAGCGAAATCGACTCGCTTGCGGCGACGACCCCCTGGTGGGAGATCGTCGAGTTCATCTCGAAGACCGGCCGCACGCGTATCCCAATATGGGATGGCAGCCGCGATAACTTCGCCGGGCTGCTTTACGTGAAGGACCTGCTGCCGGAACTTGCCCGTCCTGAATCAACCCGCAAGTCCCTATTGGATCTGGCTCGGCCGGTCATCCATGTCCCGCAGAGCATGACGGTCAGCGAACTGCTGAAATACTTCCTGCGCAAGCGAACGCACCTGGCCCTGGTTGTTGACGAGTATCACGCCGTGACCGGTCTGGTCACGATCGAGGACGTTCTGGAAGAGATCGTCGGCGAGATTGTCGACGAGCATGATATCGATGAAGCGGACAACGGAATCATCCAGATCTCGGATGAAGAGGCGGACGTGACCGGCAAGGCCCACGTTGAGGACATCAACGAGATCCTGGGCATGGAACTTCCCGAAGAAGACGACTACGATACGATCGGCGGTCTGGTGATCCACGAGATGAAACGCATCCCCAAGCCCGGCGAACAGTTGCAAGTCGGGGACGTTTCGATCCAGGTCGTTGCTTCCGATCGGCGCCGAATTCACCAGTTGCGGCTGATTCGCTCGAAGCAGAATAAGGCTCAGCCAGCGTAG
- a CDS encoding isoprenyl transferase, translated as MSKTATTARHPIEDIPRERFPKHIAVIMDGNGRWAQRQGLPRIEGHRRGVHSVRATVEECARLKIDQLTLYCLSSENWKRPQHELDFLMHLLEQYMIEERATIMKQNVRVKIIGRRDGIPDQVQREMDKTIELSAANTGTTLCLAINYGGRAEMVDAVRCIAEGVKAGRLQAEDITEETIAEHLYTSGMPDPDLMIRTAGEMRISNFLLWQVSYSELWVTDLCWPEFREETLRDAIENFASRDRRFGGLTNQGPSGVDACSSGD; from the coding sequence GTGTCAAAAACGGCTACGACAGCGCGACATCCGATCGAAGACATTCCCCGCGAGCGATTCCCCAAGCACATCGCCGTGATCATGGATGGCAATGGTCGGTGGGCCCAGCGGCAAGGGCTGCCCCGTATCGAAGGGCATCGCCGCGGCGTTCATTCGGTTCGCGCGACCGTCGAAGAGTGTGCCCGGCTGAAGATCGACCAACTCACGCTCTACTGTCTTTCCAGCGAAAATTGGAAGCGTCCCCAGCACGAACTCGACTTTCTGATGCATCTGCTCGAGCAGTACATGATCGAAGAGCGTGCCACGATCATGAAGCAGAACGTCCGCGTCAAGATCATTGGTCGCCGCGACGGCATCCCCGATCAGGTACAGCGCGAGATGGACAAAACCATCGAACTGAGCGCCGCCAACACCGGCACCACGCTCTGCCTGGCGATCAACTACGGCGGCCGCGCCGAGATGGTCGATGCGGTGCGGTGCATTGCCGAAGGAGTGAAAGCGGGACGTCTCCAGGCCGAAGACATCACCGAAGAAACGATTGCCGAGCATCTGTATACAAGCGGAATGCCAGACCCCGATCTAATGATTCGCACGGCTGGCGAAATGCGGATCAGCAACTTCCTGCTCTGGCAGGTAAGTTATTCCGAACTGTGGGTCACCGACCTTTGCTGGCCGGAGTTCCGCGAAGAGACTCTGCGAGACGCCATCGAAAACTTTGCCTCGCGCGATCGCCGCTTCGGCGGCTTGACCAACCAAGGTCCTTCAGGAGTTGACGCGTGCTCAAGTGGCGATTGA
- a CDS encoding PhoH family protein has protein sequence MYEATIKFLDHASVLQLFGSRDQHLRRIRDSLNVTITHRDERVSISGEERNVVKAMKVVEELRHRLERNGALFSEDLDEALSDANGDSIPRKTIPISTFQKGNGVRPRTPGQVAYVEAIRSHSMVFALGPAGTGKTYLAVAMAVEALLENRIGKIVLVRPAVEAGEQLGFLPGTLYEKINPYLRPMLDSLTEMMEPNLITQYMATDVIEVVPLAFMRGRTLKNAFIILDEAQNTTTAQMKMFLTRMGKDSRMVISGDTTQNDLPPRVRSGLTDALYRLRNIDGIARVELTNADIQRHPLVQKIVDAYETDSKSEPAGEGN, from the coding sequence ATGTACGAAGCGACGATCAAATTTTTGGACCACGCATCGGTCCTCCAACTATTCGGCAGCCGCGATCAACACCTCAGGCGAATCCGCGATTCGTTGAACGTCACCATCACGCATCGTGACGAGCGGGTCAGCATTTCGGGAGAAGAGCGAAACGTCGTCAAAGCGATGAAAGTCGTCGAAGAGCTGCGGCATCGCCTGGAACGAAATGGTGCCCTGTTCTCCGAAGACCTGGACGAGGCCCTATCGGACGCCAATGGCGATTCGATCCCTCGCAAGACGATCCCTATTTCGACCTTTCAGAAAGGTAACGGGGTCAGACCGCGCACGCCGGGACAGGTCGCGTATGTGGAAGCGATTCGTAGCCATAGCATGGTTTTCGCGCTGGGCCCGGCCGGTACCGGTAAAACCTACCTGGCCGTCGCCATGGCGGTCGAAGCACTGCTGGAAAACCGAATTGGGAAGATTGTGTTAGTTCGCCCAGCGGTCGAAGCTGGCGAGCAGCTTGGGTTTCTTCCTGGTACGTTGTATGAGAAGATCAACCCCTACCTGCGTCCGATGTTGGATTCGCTCACCGAGATGATGGAGCCGAATCTCATCACGCAGTACATGGCAACCGATGTGATTGAAGTCGTTCCGCTCGCGTTCATGCGAGGGCGGACCTTGAAGAACGCCTTCATTATTTTGGACGAAGCACAAAACACGACCACCGCGCAGATGAAGATGTTCCTGACCCGCATGGGCAAGGATTCGCGAATGGTCATCAGTGGTGATACGACACAAAATGACTTGCCGCCTCGCGTGCGAAGCGGTCTCACCGATGCCCTTTATCGCCTCCGCAATATCGATGGTATTGCTCGCGTCGAGTTAACCAATGCAGATATCCAGCGTCATCCGCTGGTTCAAAAGATTGTGGATGCCTACGAAACGGACTCGAAAAGCGAGCCCGCTGGCGAAGGCAACTAA
- the recO gene encoding DNA repair protein RecO, producing the protein MSAEKSLAIVIRTVDFSETSCIATLFTEDFGKITALAKGCKRPKSPFESALDVLTVSRIVFLHKKSDSLDLLTEAKVERRFRAGQKSTEHLYAGYYLAELLAQLTDHSDPHPELFHLADEILSQLNQFEAVAPLVLRFEMMLLRHLGQLPELTHCVETGEPIAERGRTPFGLLAGGVLSRRARSGHRQVIDVAVETLQLLSIYAAEDERWKRTEIPSRLAMEVRALVNRYLSHTLGKTPRLREYLQILSI; encoded by the coding sequence ATGTCGGCGGAAAAATCGCTAGCAATCGTCATTCGAACCGTCGACTTCAGCGAGACATCCTGTATCGCGACGCTATTTACCGAGGATTTCGGCAAAATCACGGCACTAGCCAAGGGATGCAAGCGTCCCAAGAGCCCATTCGAGTCTGCTCTTGACGTTTTGACCGTAAGTCGAATAGTCTTCCTCCACAAAAAAAGCGACAGCCTGGACTTGCTGACCGAAGCGAAGGTCGAACGACGATTTCGCGCGGGGCAAAAGAGCACCGAACATCTGTACGCCGGCTATTACCTGGCCGAGTTACTAGCACAGTTGACGGACCACTCCGATCCCCATCCGGAATTGTTTCATTTGGCCGACGAGATCCTTTCGCAGCTGAACCAGTTCGAGGCCGTTGCTCCTTTGGTGTTGCGGTTCGAGATGATGTTGCTCCGCCACCTTGGTCAATTGCCTGAATTGACGCATTGCGTTGAAACAGGAGAACCGATTGCCGAGCGTGGACGTACTCCTTTTGGACTGCTCGCCGGTGGTGTACTGTCAAGAAGAGCCCGGAGCGGGCACCGTCAGGTCATTGACGTGGCCGTGGAAACGCTACAGCTCTTATCGATTTATGCCGCAGAAGACGAGCGATGGAAGCGTACGGAAATTCCCTCGCGTCTGGCCATGGAGGTCCGGGCACTCGTCAACAGATACCTCAGCCACACCCTGGGTAAGACACCCAGATTGCGAGAATACCTGCAGATTCTTTCGATCTGA
- the ybeY gene encoding rRNA maturation RNase YbeY — MSSDYEINLSNRQTEHPVPQDLFEQAVRAVFSGEGYPRGEVGIAVVDNAEIHDCNVRFLQHDYPTDVITFPMDQSDDFLSGEIMLSAEYAAAEAREHGWKTGEEMTLYVVHGCLHLAGYDDHEDTDRQEMRQLEKHYLSKLGIEYAGESPAASRPSQGAT; from the coding sequence ATGTCCTCGGACTACGAAATAAACCTTTCCAATCGCCAAACAGAACATCCTGTTCCGCAGGATCTCTTTGAACAAGCCGTCCGGGCAGTCTTCTCCGGCGAAGGCTATCCTCGGGGCGAAGTCGGTATCGCGGTGGTTGACAACGCCGAGATTCACGACTGCAACGTTCGATTTCTTCAGCACGACTACCCAACCGACGTCATTACCTTTCCCATGGATCAGTCCGATGACTTTTTGTCGGGCGAGATCATGCTTAGTGCCGAGTACGCCGCCGCGGAAGCGCGGGAACACGGCTGGAAGACAGGGGAAGAAATGACGCTATACGTCGTGCATGGCTGTTTGCACCTGGCTGGCTACGACGATCACGAAGATACTGACCGCCAGGAAATGCGGCAGTTGGAAAAGCACTATCTCAGCAAGTTGGGCATCGAGTACGCAGGCGAGTCGCCGGCGGCCAGTCGCCCAAGTCAAGGAGCAACCTAG